Proteins from a genomic interval of Macrobrachium nipponense isolate FS-2020 chromosome 33, ASM1510439v2, whole genome shotgun sequence:
- the LOC135202958 gene encoding la-related protein Larp4B-like, with product MENPAFLDSDQSVYESVRGRSSSSPLAMSQRRLHHLPSIHSAHGHAPRGGGGGGGGGGGGGSQHVTHVHNGRVLGVTGVPGGMVVPGGMVPAGMVPGTIVQVSSVPGASPGGIHSTTTTTTSLYPDPSMPPALYSGHLNSPPSSHEYLYSCEAPRGHDHVYQCPGHRGDQLDHRDHHLEHRHQRHIDLREQQQQQQQLHQQQQRPQLESRSHPPEMDPREHHYDPTLDQRPDYHYGGSDYSSTEPIYAQPHLYPREGSAGTPTLGYNNARASLRAGATMPAPKYLVRSDSCGNSTSSSTLPTVSALLSREAAHTPPTPAHNATHSMRSSGRHHHHHGKGAGVSSAGGVVASTSSSSSSSTPAKLKRQGLFRAWKVKFLRGEGGRRRACLLVAVILLVLLVLGALAAVLYLTRE from the coding sequence ATGGAGAACCCGGCCTTTCTGGACAGCGACCAGTCCGTCTACGAGAGCGTGAGAggccgcagcagcagcagccctcTCGCCATGTCCCAAAGGCGCCTGCACCATCTTCCTTCCATCCACAGTGCCCACGGCCATGCCCCGAGGGGAGGCGGGGgcggtggaggagggggagggggtggaggatcACAGCACGTCACCCACGTCCATAACGGCCGCGTTCTGGGCGTCACGGGAGTTCCAGGGGGCATGGTGGTTCCCGGGGGCATGGTCCCCGCGGGGATGGTCCCGGGGACGATAGTGCAGGTCTCCAGCGTGCCCGGGGCATCGCCCGGTGGCATCCattcgacgacgacgacgacgaccagCCTGTACCCAGACCCCTCCATGCCCCCCGCCCTGTATTCCGGCCATCTCAACAGTCCCCCTTCCTCGCACGAGTACCTGTACTCCTGCGAGGCCCCGAGAGGCCACGACCACGTCTACCAGTGCCCCGGGCACCGGGGCGACCAGCTGGACCACAGAGACCACCACCTCGAGCATCGGCACCAACGGCATATCGACCTccgggagcagcagcagcagcaacagcagctgcACCAACAGCAGCAGCGCCCACAGCTGGAGAGCAGAAGTCACCCCCCGGAGATGGACCCCAGGGAACACCACTACGACCCCACCCTGGACCAGCGGCCCGACTACCACTACGGCGGCAGCGACTACTCCAGCACGGAGCCCATCTACGCCCAGCCGCACCTGTACCCGCGGGAGGGCAGCGCCGGGACGCCCACGCTGGGCTACAACAACGCCAGGGCGTCGCTGCGCGCCGGCGCCACCATGCCGGCGCCCAAGTACCTCGTCCGGTCCGACTCCTGCGGCAACTCCACTTCCTCCTCCACCCTGCCGACTGTTTCCGCCCTGCTGTCACGAGAGGCCGCCCATACTCCACCCACGCCCGCCCATAACGCCACCCACTCGATGAGGTCTTCGGGTCGCCATCACCACCACCACGGCAAAGGGGCAGGAGTCAGCTCGGCCGGGGGTGTCGTAGCCTCTActtcgtcgtcgtcctcctcctccacgcCCGCCAAGTTGAAGCGCCAGGGACTTTTCCGGGCGTGGAAGGTCAAGTTCCTGAGGGGGGAGGGCGGGCGGCGAAGGGCCTGCCTCCTGGTGGCGGTCATTCTGCTGGTGCTACTAGTCCTTGGTGCTCTCGCTGCCGTCCTCTATCTAACACGTGAGTAA